Below is a genomic region from Caulobacter rhizosphaerae.
GAGGCGATGATCGGGACCTTCGACAGCTGCACGGCCTGGTCCACCACGTCGTCGGAGGCGTGGCTGACGTCGACCAGGATCCCCAACCGGTTGGCCTCGGCCAGCCAGCGCAGGCCCAGGGGCGAGAAGCCATGCCAGATCGGCTTGTCGGTCGAGCTGTCGGCGAACTGGTTGTTCTTGAAGTGCACCGGCCCGGCCATCCGCACGCCGGTCTTGTAGAAGGTGTCCATCAGGGTGAGGTCCTCACCCATCGGCCAGCTGTTCTCGATGCTCTGGAAGACGACCTTCTTGCCGGCCTTGTTGATCCGCTCGGCGTCGTCGGCGGTGTAGGCCAGCTCGAACCTGTCCGAATGGCCCGCGACCATCTCCCGGATCTCGGTCGCGCGCTCCAGGGCGAAGTCGCGGGCCTGGCGATAGCCCTCGGCGGTCAGGTCACCCTGGGCTGTGTAGATCACGAAGAACCCGCCATCCAGGCCGCCGGCGTCCATGCGCGGCAGGTCCACCTGGGTGCCGTCGGCCTTGACCGCGTGCCGCTCGACCATGCTCCAGCCCTGGCGGGCGAAGTGCTCGGGGGTGTCCAGGTGGGTGTCCAGGGTCAGGGCCCGTTCGTGCAGGGCGCGGTCGGCCTTAGAGACCTCACCCGGCTTGGGAGCGTCCGCCGCATCAGCGGTTGAGGCGAGGAGGGCGGCGGAGCCGAAGAGAACGGTCAGCAGGCGGGTCATCTGGGCTCCGACGCGGCGTTGAGGCGGCCACGCTCGGGGATCGCGGGCGGACGGTCAAGGCCGCAAGCCCCCTCCGGCCCTTCGGGCCAGCTCCCCCAACGGGGGAGGATCTTTTCCCACCAGATGCTCCCCCTTTGGGGGAGCTGTCGCGGAGCGACTGAGGGGGCTCGCTCCGCGATCAAGCCGTACGATGGGCTAGTAGAACGCCCCGTAGATGGCGTCGTCGATCCGTCCGGTGCGGGTGTCGACCAGCAGCAGGTCGGGCCCGTAGCGCACCCAGCGGTAGCCCCACGGCGGACCTTCCAGCCCCATGCGCCAGTAGTCTTCGTAGTAGTAGCCCGGCGTCAGGAACAGCGACGGCAGCATCAGGCCGATGGTCCAGCGCCTATAGCGATAGCCGCGCGGATAGCGCCAGCGCGGTCCGCGGATCGGCCGGAAGCCGGGGGGACGGCCCGAGCCGGGGCGGTGCGGTCCCAGGGGCGGCGGCCGGCCGGGACGCGGCGGCGGCGGACGATGGCCGCCCGGCGGACGGGGCGGCGGCTTCGGCGTGGGCCGAGGCGGCGGACCGCCGGGGTTGGGTCTTGGCGGCGGGCCCGATCCCGAGGGCGGGCGTCCGCCACCCTGTCCGCCACCGGCACCGCCGCCGGAGCCGGGAGGTCGTCCTCCGCCTTGTCCGCCGCCGGGGCGGCCGTGCGGTTCGTTCGACTGGGCCAGGCCGATGCCGGGGATCAGCAGGCCCAGGGCCGAGGCGAGGAGAAAACGCCGGTTCATCGCAATCCTCCGAAAGCCCCCCGGCCGAGGTCGACTATAGCCCGCGATCGAAAATGCAAAAGCAGGTTGTATCGATGCGCCGCTCGCTCAGAACAGTCCCAGCGCCTTGAAGCTGGCCACGCCGTCGCGGCCGACCACCAGGTGGTCGTGGACATTGATCTTCAGCGCCTTGCCGGCCTCGACGATCTGCTTGGTCATCTCGATGTCGGGCCGCGACGGGGTGGGGTCGCCGCTGGGATGGTTGTGCAGCAGGATGATGTTGCTGCTCGACAGCTCCAGCGCCCGGCGCATCACCTCGCGCGGATAGACCGGGGCGTGGTCGACCGTGCCGTGGTTCATCACCTCGTCGGCGATCAGCTGGTTCTTGTTGTCGAGGAACAGCACGCGGAACTGCTCGCGCGGCTCGTTGGCCAGGGCGACGCGGACATAGCCCAGCAGCGCCGTCCAGGACGAGATCACCGTCCGCTTGGCGATCTTGTCGCGGCCGGCCCGCAGGGCGGCCTCGTGCAGCAGCTTCAGGTCGATCGCGGCGGTCTCGCCGACGCCGGGCACGGTCTTCAGCTCCTCGATCGAGGCCGAGATCGTCGCCCCGAACGAGCCGAACCGGGCCAGCAGCGCCTTGGCCTTCGGCTTGACGTCGCCGCGTGCGAAAGTGCGGAACAGGTACAGCTCCAGCAGTTCGTAGTCGGGCAGGGCCGCCAGTCCGCCGGCCTTGGCCCGCTCGCGCAGGCGCTCGCGATGGCCAAGCTGGTGGGCGGCCGGGCTCCTGGCCGGCGGGTCGGCCGGGGCGGCGTCGGCCACGCCCGGCGGGGTCGCCTTCAGTGATCTGCCGCTGACCATCGCACCCCCGCCTTGCGAGAGCGAATTAGGTCAGATCAATTGAGGGTTGTCGAGGCCCCTCAACCGCTTCGCGACAGCTCGCCCAAAAGGGGAGCCTTCAGCCGCCCAGGATGGCCGGCTGGAACAGGCCGGCGGGCGAGGCGGTGAACACCTCGTAGCCATCCTCGGTGACGCCGATCGAGTGCTCGCACTGGGCCGACAGCGACTTGTCGCGGGTCACGGCCGTCCAGCCGTCGCCCAGCACCTTCACGGCCGGCTTGCCCAGGTTCACCATCGGCTCGACGGTGAAGAACATGCCCGGCTTCAGCACCGCGCCCTGGCCGGGGCGGCCGAAGTGCAGGATGTTGGGCGCGTCGTGGAACACCTTGCCCAGGCCGTGGCCGCAGAAGTCGCGCACCACGCTGCAGCGCTGGGCCTCGACATAGGACTGGATGGCGTAGCCGATGTCGCCCAGGGTCGCGCCCGGCTTCACCGCGTCCAGGCCGCGCTTCATGCCCTCGTAGGTGATCTCGACCAGGCGGCGGGCGCGGGGCCCCACCTCGCCAACGCCGTACATCCGCGAGGTGTCGCCGTGCCAGCCGTCGACGATCACGGTGACGTCGATATTGACGATGTCGCCCTCGCGCAGCGCCCACTCGCCGGGAATGCCATGGCAGACCACGTGGTTGCGCGAGATGCAGACCGTCTTGGGATAGCCGCGATAGAACAGGCAGGCGGGCAGGGCGCCGTGGTCGAGGATGAACTCGCGGGCCAGGGCGTCCAGGTGGTCCGACGACACCCCGGGCTGGACGTGCGGGATCAGCATGTCCAGGCACTCGGCCGCCAGCTTGCCGGCGCGGCGCATGCCCTCGAAATCTGCGGGCTTGTGGATCTTGATCGCGCCGGTGCGGGTCTCGGCTTCGATCTCGGCCGTGTCTTCAAGGGTCATGGCGGTGGTCTCAAACTGTCGGTGCGTCCCGCCAGGGAATGCGCCGGGAAATACGGATTTCGTTCGGGCTTATGTCGCAACGATAGCACAGAACTTCAACGCCCGCCTCCGCCGCGTCTCTCAGGCCTCTGGCGTAGACCGGATCCAGGTCCCCGCAGGCGGCGAAGCTGTCGCAGTCGGTGCGCTGGATCACGAACAGCTGCACGGCTCGCGCGCCCTTGGCGACCTCGGCGGCCAGGTCCTTCAGGTGCTTGGCGCTGCGGGCGGCCACGCAGTCGGGGAACTCGGCCAGGGTCCCGTCGCGGCGGTAGTGGCAGTTCTTGACCTCCAGCCAGCAGGCCGGCCGGTCAGGGTGGGTCAGCAGGAAGTCGACCCGGCTGGCCTCGCTGTACTTCACCTCGGGGCGAATGGTCGTGTAGCCGGCCAGTTCCGGGATGGCGTCCGCCGCCAGGGCCTCGGCGACAAGGCGGTTGGGGTTCATGGTGTTGACGCCCACCAGCCCGCCGTCCGCTTCCACCAGTTGCAGCGTCCAGGCCAGCTTGCGCTTGGGATCGCCCGACCAGGAGACCCAGGCGGCCAGGCCAGGATCCTTCAGGCCCAGCATGGCGCCGGGATTGGGGCAGTGCGCGGTGATCTCGCGCCCATCGTCCAGCACCATGTCGACGAAGAAACGCTTGTAGCGCTGGACGATGACGCCGCGCGCCATTGGTTGCGGGAGAAGCATGGGGGCCTTAAGTCGGACGGCGAAGATGTGCGGATGTAGGGGATCACGGCCATGACCACCACCCAGGCCAAGAGTGGCGAGCGCGTGACGGCGGCGGTCCTGATCATCGGCGACGAGATCCTGTCGGGCCGCACCCAGGACGTGAACCTCAACGCCATCGCCAAGTACCTGGCCACCTATGGCGTCGACCTGTGCGAGGCGCGGGTGGTGCCCGACGTCGAGCAGGAGATCGTCGACGCGGTCAACGCGCTGAGAACCAAGTACGACTATGTCGTCACCACCGGCGGCATCGGCCCCACCCATGACGACATCACCGCCGATTCGGTGGCCAAGGCGTTCGGCGTCGCTGCGCCCGAGCATCCCGAGATCATGGCCATGCTGCGCGAGCGCTGGGGCGAGCCCAACGCCGCCCGCCGGCGCATGGCCCACGTGCCCGAGGGCGGGACTCTGGTGAAGAACCCCGTACAGGGGCCGCCGGGCTTTCAGATCGGCAATGTCTTCGTGCTGGCCGGGGTGCCGGCGATCATGCGCGGCATGCTCGACGACGTCGGCCCGCGCCTGCGCACCGGGGCGGTGGTGATCAGCAAGACCGTCCGCGTCACCGGCACCGGCGAGGGCACGATCGCCGCGCCGCTGGAGGCGGTGGCCAAGGCCCATCCGGACCTGTCGATCGGCAGCTATCCGTTCTTCGCCCCGCCCGACGTCTACGGCGCCAGCCTGGTGATCCGCGGCCGCGATCCGGCCGAGGTCGATGTGGCGGTCGAGGAGTTGGTGGCCGCGCTGTCGGAGGTCGGGGCGAAGGGGATCGAACGGCTGGAGGCGGGAGCCTAGCTGGCGGCGCTTTTCGTCCCGAAGGTCAGGCCACGTCGGCCGTCTCGTCCGGCTCGACCAGGGTCCTGGCGACGTTGAGGATCGCCTTGCGGCCCTTGGGCGTGGCCTGGCCATAGGCGCGCAGCAGGTCGATGGCGCCCGGCGTCGAGAGCGCCGTCAGCATGGCCACGTCCTGCTCGGCCACCACGTCCTCGCCCACCAGGCTGCCGACCGTGGTCTGCAGCTTGGCGGCGATGCGCACCAGCATCGAGGCCGAGACCCGGTTGGTGCCCCGCTCGTATTTCTGAACCTGCTGGAAGGTCAGTCCCAGCACCTGGGCCAGCTCATCCTGGCTGATCTTCATGTGGCGTCGCTGAACCCGGATGCGGGTGCCCACCGCGACGTCGATAGGATCTGGACCCGTCGGCGTTTCCAAAAGCCGTCCCCCGCTGAAATGGCGATTTCAGAACTATCGGCTTGGCCTTGGCCGACCGCAATGCATTCTTGCACCGTATGCGGCGCGTCGGGCGCCGGCGACAAACGTTTTCGAGCGTGATGGACAGGCCTTCGACCCCTCCGGCGCCCAATATTCAGCTGCTCACTCAACGAGAGCGGGAAGCCCTGCGCTGGGTGGCCGAACACAGGTTGTCCAAAGAAATCGGCCCGCTGATGGGGGTTTCCAAGTCGCGCGCCGACGCCCTGGTCGAAAGCGCCTGCCGCAAGCTGGGCGTCAGCGGCCGGCGCGCCGCGGCCCGGGTGCTGGCCGCCCACGACCCCGCCACGCCGCCCGCCGCCCGCGCGACCCCGAACGGCGGCCCTCCCGGCCATGGGACTGAATCCCACAGCGACTCAATGGGACTGTCGCCCGTCCAGCCAAAGCCGTCCGATGCCGTCTCGACATTCCGAGAGACGGACCAAGACCGTGAACATGAGCGTGGTGAACGACAACGAAGTGACCAGCCTGGGGGCGACCCGCCTGGGTCTGCTGGTGCGCCGGGCGCTGCAGGTCCGCGAGGCGGCGGCCCAGTTCGAGCACGACTGGCCGCGGCTGGCGAACCGGCCGCCGATGCCGGGCTTCGCCTGGACGGAGCTGGAGCGCCAGCTGCAGGACCTGGCGCCGGACGCCCTGTCGCCGATGGTCCGGGACCTGGTCTCGGCGGTCCGCAAGGAGGCGGGCCCCAAGCCGCCGGAGATGGTGCTGCGCGAGATCCTGATCATCACGGCCACGTTGCTGGACGAGGCCTTTCACACGAAGTGGCACGAAGCCTGGGCGGAGGGTACGACCATGTCCTGAGCCCCGCCGTTCGCCTGCTGTTCGTCCTCGCCATCGCCGCCGCCTGCAGCCTGCTGATCGGCGGCCTCCTGGGGACCCGGCAAGTCGCCCATTTCTTCCAAGTCCTGCGCCACGGCTGAACCCTCGGGGCTGAAATCCTGCGACGGGCGCCGGGGCGTCCGTCATCAGCAATGCGCCCTCGGGCGCTGGGGGAGCACCGTCACATGAAACGCCGCATCGTCGCCGAGCGATTGGCCAACCACCTGTTCACCACCGAGGAGGCCGTGGACACCACCCTGGCCCTGATGGGCGACCTGATCGCGGCCATGCCGCGGGCCCGCCTGGAGGCGGGCCTGGCCGCCCGCGTCGGCCAGCAGGCCGTCGACCGCGTGCTGGAAGCCGCCTCGGGCATGGCCAGCGCCCGCCGCTCGCTGATCGCCGCCCACGAGGCGCTGGCGGAAGCCAAGGACCAGGTCGGGCTGCGCCGGATCACCCTGGTCGGCGGCGGTGACAAGGCCGGCGACGTGCCGCGCACCGGCCACCTGCACGAGGTCAAGAGCGCCTGAGCCGCCGTCGGAGGCCTTGGCCCAGCCGCGATTCGTGAGACACATGTCGCTCCTGGCGCGGGGGCGGCATGTTTTTCTTTTCGAACTTCTTCTCGATCCTGCCGACCCAGATCGCCGCCATGGTCATGCTGGCGGTCTGCGCCCTGGCCCTGCTGGTCGGCCGACGCCTGGAGCGCGGCCTGGCCGTGGTCACCGTCGTGGCCTGGTTCCTCTCCGCCGCCGTCCAGTCCCCCGACCGGGCGGCGGTGCAGTGGGGAATCTTCACGGTCGACATCGTCTACCTTCTGGTCCTGATCGCCCTGTGCTCGTTCGAGCGCCGGGTCTGGATTCTGTTCATGACCGCCTTCCAGCTGCTGGTGGTGCTGACCCACGTGGCCTTCCTGATCGACCACACCCTGATGCAGTGGGGCTTCTTCTCGGCCTACTACCTCTGGAGCGACGCCCAGCTGGCGGCGTTCGCGGTCGGCGTGGTCCAGGCGGGATGGGGGCGATGGAAGGCCCGGAAGGCCTGATGGTGCGGGCGGCCGGGATCGAACCGGCATAGCCTTGCGGCTGACAGATTTTAAGTCTGTTGCGTCTACCAGTTTCGCCACGCCCGCACGGGTCCGACGACCCCTACAGCAGGTCGATTCCGGCGTCGAGGCGCCTGATGTCGGGCGGGCGGTCGGAACGCCGTCGCACGTGAGGACTTCTCCACGCAGGAGGATCCCCCATGACCGACAAGAAGACCGACGACCTGGACGAGGCGCTCAAGGCCGATCCCAAGCCCAAGCTGGACGACCAGGGCGACATCGCCGCCGACGACGCCGGCGCCACCGCCATGGCCGAGCGCGTGACCCGGTCCGCCGGGGTGCAGGGCGACGAGAAAGACCGCTAGCCACCGACCGAGGCGCCCGCCTTCGCGGCGCCGGAGGTAAACGCGGCCGTTACGGCTCGACGCGCGGCCGACGCATGATAGCGTCGCCATCCTCGATCGTTCGAGGACGGGGAAAGGTGATCATGCAGCGTGAACTGGCCGCTCTGGCTTTCGTGGCGACGGCCTGCGCCGCGCCCCTGTTTCCCGTCACGGCCGAGGCCGCCGAGGTCGAGGTGGTGCGCGCCGCCCGGCTGCTGGACGTGGCCACCGGCAAGTATGTCGACCGGCCGCAGGTGGTGATCACCGACGGGCGGATCTCGGCGGTGGGCAAGGCGGGCGACGCAGTCCCGGCCGGGGCCACGGTGGTCGACCTGCCCGACGCCACCCTGCTGCCGGGCCTGATCGACATGCACGTGCACCTGGACAGCGTCGCCGAGATCGGCGGCTACAACGGCCTGCAATACAGCGACGCCTTCTGGAGCGTGGTCCAGACCGCCAACGCCAAGCGCACGCTGGAGGCCGGCTTCACGACCGTGCGCAATGTCGGGTCGGAAAACTTCGACGACGTGGGTCTGCGCGAGGCGATCGACGAGGGCTACGTGCCCGGTCCGCGCATCGTCACCGCCACCTACGCCATCGGCGCGACGGGCGGCCACTGCGACCAGACCTTCTTCCCGCCGTCGATGAACCAGAAGAGCCCCTACAACGTCGACAGCCCCGACGAGGGCCGCAAGGTGGTGCGCACGCTGAAGAAGTACGGCGCCCAGGTGATCAAGATCTGCGCGACGGGCGGGGTGTTCTCGCACGGCGACGAGCCGGGCCAGCAGCAGCTGACCCTGGCCGAGATGCAGGCGATCGTCGACGAGGCCCACATGGCCGGGCTGAAGGTCGCCGCCCACGCCCACGGCGCGGCCGGGATCAAGGACGCCATCCGCGCCGGGGTCGACACCATCGAGCACGCCAGCCTGGTCGACGACGAGGGGATCAAGCTGGCGGTCCAGAAGGGCGCCTACTTCTCGATGGACATCTACAACACC
It encodes:
- a CDS encoding dipeptidase is translated as MTRLLTVLFGSAALLASTADAADAPKPGEVSKADRALHERALTLDTHLDTPEHFARQGWSMVERHAVKADGTQVDLPRMDAGGLDGGFFVIYTAQGDLTAEGYRQARDFALERATEIREMVAGHSDRFELAYTADDAERINKAGKKVVFQSIENSWPMGEDLTLMDTFYKTGVRMAGPVHFKNNQFADSSTDKPIWHGFSPLGLRWLAEANRLGILVDVSHASDDVVDQAVQLSKVPIIASHSGARAIYDHPRNLDDGRLKKIADAGGVICINSVYLKNTAASPERVAALKALGTAPDSETATEAQMVAYLKKRAEVDAKFPPVRASFEDFMASLTHTLKVVGPEHVGIGADWDGGGGVIGFEDVADLPKVTARLKAAGYTDADVAAIWGGNVLRIVRQAQDYATKEAAKAKPIG
- a CDS encoding RcnB family protein, with translation MNRRFLLASALGLLIPGIGLAQSNEPHGRPGGGQGGGRPPGSGGGAGGGQGGGRPPSGSGPPPRPNPGGPPPRPTPKPPPRPPGGHRPPPPRPGRPPPLGPHRPGSGRPPGFRPIRGPRWRYPRGYRYRRWTIGLMLPSLFLTPGYYYEDYWRMGLEGPPWGYRWVRYGPDLLLVDTRTGRIDDAIYGAFY
- the radC gene encoding RadC family protein gives rise to the protein MVSGRSLKATPPGVADAAPADPPARSPAAHQLGHRERLRERAKAGGLAALPDYELLELYLFRTFARGDVKPKAKALLARFGSFGATISASIEELKTVPGVGETAAIDLKLLHEAALRAGRDKIAKRTVISSWTALLGYVRVALANEPREQFRVLFLDNKNQLIADEVMNHGTVDHAPVYPREVMRRALELSSSNIILLHNHPSGDPTPSRPDIEMTKQIVEAGKALKINVHDHLVVGRDGVASFKALGLF
- the map gene encoding type I methionyl aminopeptidase, with the translated sequence MTLEDTAEIEAETRTGAIKIHKPADFEGMRRAGKLAAECLDMLIPHVQPGVSSDHLDALAREFILDHGALPACLFYRGYPKTVCISRNHVVCHGIPGEWALREGDIVNIDVTVIVDGWHGDTSRMYGVGEVGPRARRLVEITYEGMKRGLDAVKPGATLGDIGYAIQSYVEAQRCSVVRDFCGHGLGKVFHDAPNILHFGRPGQGAVLKPGMFFTVEPMVNLGKPAVKVLGDGWTAVTRDKSLSAQCEHSIGVTEDGYEVFTASPAGLFQPAILGG
- the sfsA gene encoding DNA/RNA nuclease SfsA, with translation MLLPQPMARGVIVQRYKRFFVDMVLDDGREITAHCPNPGAMLGLKDPGLAAWVSWSGDPKRKLAWTLQLVEADGGLVGVNTMNPNRLVAEALAADAIPELAGYTTIRPEVKYSEASRVDFLLTHPDRPACWLEVKNCHYRRDGTLAEFPDCVAARSAKHLKDLAAEVAKGARAVQLFVIQRTDCDSFAACGDLDPVYARGLRDAAEAGVEVLCYRCDISPNEIRISRRIPWRDAPTV
- a CDS encoding competence/damage-inducible protein A is translated as MTTTQAKSGERVTAAVLIIGDEILSGRTQDVNLNAIAKYLATYGVDLCEARVVPDVEQEIVDAVNALRTKYDYVVTTGGIGPTHDDITADSVAKAFGVAAPEHPEIMAMLRERWGEPNAARRRMAHVPEGGTLVKNPVQGPPGFQIGNVFVLAGVPAIMRGMLDDVGPRLRTGAVVISKTVRVTGTGEGTIAAPLEAVAKAHPDLSIGSYPFFAPPDVYGASLVIRGRDPAEVDVAVEELVAALSEVGAKGIERLEAGA
- a CDS encoding helix-turn-helix domain-containing protein, coding for MGTRIRVQRRHMKISQDELAQVLGLTFQQVQKYERGTNRVSASMLVRIAAKLQTTVGSLVGEDVVAEQDVAMLTALSTPGAIDLLRAYGQATPKGRKAILNVARTLVEPDETADVA
- a CDS encoding metal-dependent hydrolase family protein, with the translated sequence MQRELAALAFVATACAAPLFPVTAEAAEVEVVRAARLLDVATGKYVDRPQVVITDGRISAVGKAGDAVPAGATVVDLPDATLLPGLIDMHVHLDSVAEIGGYNGLQYSDAFWSVVQTANAKRTLEAGFTTVRNVGSENFDDVGLREAIDEGYVPGPRIVTATYAIGATGGHCDQTFFPPSMNQKSPYNVDSPDEGRKVVRTLKKYGAQVIKICATGGVFSHGDEPGQQQLTLAEMQAIVDEAHMAGLKVAAHAHGAAGIKDAIRAGVDTIEHASLVDDEGIKLAVQKGAYFSMDIYNTDYTQAEGARNGVLEDNLRKDRDIGEVQRENFRKALKAGVKMIYGTDAGVYPHGTNGKQFAVMVRYGATPLQAIQAATLTAAQALGRDKDVGQVAVGRYGDLIGVFGDPLEDITTLEEPVFVMKGGAVVVRP